One Herbaspirillum rubrisubalbicans genomic window carries:
- the rsmH gene encoding 16S rRNA (cytosine(1402)-N(4))-methyltransferase RsmH → MNLQPVPELQHRTVLLDEAVEALAITGARANGIYLDGTFGRGGHSRAILSRLGPQGRLIAFDKDPLAIATAQKIADARFEIVHDSFATMDEALAARGIAQVDGVLMDLGISSPQVDDAARGFSFRLDGPLDMRMDTTRGVSAADWLATADEQQIAKVIRDYGEERFALQIAKKIVAGRAIEPISSTRQLAALVAQAVKTREKGKDPATRTFQAVRIFVNQELEELEVGLDKAFAQMAQHGRLVVISFHSLEDRIVKQFMASKAHAPQPDRRLPIRAVDLPQAPARLLPRVMPSAAEVESNPRARSAVMRGLERVSPISSLATEGMPA, encoded by the coding sequence ATGAATTTGCAACCGGTGCCTGAGCTGCAGCACCGCACCGTGCTGTTGGATGAGGCCGTGGAGGCGCTGGCCATCACTGGCGCGCGCGCCAATGGCATTTACCTGGACGGCACTTTCGGCCGCGGCGGTCATAGTCGCGCCATCCTGTCCAGGCTGGGCCCGCAGGGCCGCTTGATCGCATTTGATAAGGACCCGTTGGCCATCGCCACGGCGCAAAAGATAGCCGATGCACGCTTCGAGATCGTGCACGACAGTTTTGCGACCATGGATGAGGCGCTTGCCGCACGCGGCATTGCCCAGGTCGACGGGGTATTGATGGATTTGGGAATCTCGTCGCCGCAGGTCGATGACGCCGCACGCGGCTTCAGTTTTCGCTTGGATGGCCCGCTGGACATGCGCATGGATACCACTCGTGGCGTGTCGGCAGCGGATTGGCTGGCAACGGCAGACGAACAGCAGATTGCAAAGGTGATACGTGATTATGGGGAAGAACGGTTTGCTCTTCAGATTGCAAAGAAGATTGTTGCTGGCCGGGCAATCGAGCCAATTTCAAGCACACGACAGCTTGCCGCGCTCGTGGCACAAGCCGTCAAAACCCGCGAGAAAGGCAAAGACCCGGCCACTCGTACCTTTCAGGCTGTACGGATTTTCGTCAATCAAGAGCTTGAAGAACTCGAAGTAGGACTGGACAAGGCATTTGCCCAGATGGCGCAGCACGGGAGATTGGTCGTGATCAGCTTTCACTCGCTGGAAGATCGCATCGTCAAGCAGTTCATGGCCTCCAAAGCCCATGCGCCGCAGCCTGACCGCCGCCTGCCGATCCGTGCGGTGGACCTGCCGCAAGCCCCGGCGCGCCTGTTGCCGCGGGTCATGCCCAGCGCTGCCGAAGTCGAATCCAATCCGCGTGCCCGCTCGGCGGTGATGCGCGGCCTGGAACGCGTGTCCCCCATTTCCTCTCTCGCCACCGAAGGGATGCCTGCATGA
- the ftsL gene encoding cell division protein FtsL — MIGRLCILLTILLVACALSVVSAQYKARSLFIELERSQSAARQLDVDWAQLQLDQSTLGKNARIEELARRDLGMVPVTAARTQYLTVGAQ, encoded by the coding sequence ATGATCGGGCGTCTGTGCATCCTGCTGACCATCTTGCTGGTGGCTTGCGCGCTGTCGGTCGTGAGCGCCCAATACAAGGCGCGCAGCTTGTTCATTGAGCTGGAACGGTCTCAGAGCGCGGCGCGCCAGCTGGACGTGGATTGGGCGCAATTGCAACTGGACCAGTCCACCCTGGGCAAGAACGCCCGCATCGAGGAACTGGCACGGCGTGACCTGGGCATGGTGCCGGTCACCGCCGCCCGTACCCAATACCTGACCGTGGGGGCGCAATGA
- the mraZ gene encoding division/cell wall cluster transcriptional repressor MraZ, which produces MFQGASALNLDAKGRMTIPAKHRDALIVQCEGRATVTRHPHGCLLFFPRPTWETHREQIANWPMSARAWQRIFLGNAQDVELDSAGRILIAPELRAAVGLQRDVMLLGMGSHFEIWDAVKLAESEAEAVAGGMPDVLSNFSF; this is translated from the coding sequence GTGTTCCAGGGCGCGTCAGCACTCAATCTCGATGCCAAAGGACGGATGACCATTCCGGCCAAGCATCGTGACGCCCTGATTGTGCAGTGCGAGGGACGCGCCACCGTGACGCGCCATCCGCATGGTTGCCTGCTGTTCTTCCCGCGCCCGACCTGGGAGACGCATCGCGAGCAGATCGCCAACTGGCCCATGTCGGCCCGTGCCTGGCAGCGTATCTTCCTGGGCAATGCCCAGGATGTGGAGCTCGACAGCGCCGGTCGCATCCTGATCGCGCCCGAGCTGCGCGCGGCCGTGGGTCTGCAGCGCGACGTGATGTTGCTGGGCATGGGTAGTCATTTCGAAATCTGGGATGCCGTCAAGCTGGCCGAAAGCGAAGCCGAGGCTGTGGCGGGCGGGATGCCGGATGTGTTGAGTAATTTTTCCTTCTGA
- a CDS encoding UDP-N-acetylmuramoyl-L-alanyl-D-glutamate--2,6-diaminopimelate ligase, whose translation MAERVLDLQDILAWLRQVAPSAQLSSDSRRVAPGDVFLAYVGDADGRSYIADAVERGAAAVLYEAEGYTWPAQIDEPHLAVPDLKQQAGQIAAAWYGQPDQSMLSVAVTGTNGKTSCAYWLGSALSRLPGATAAGVVGTLGVGSFINGKSQGFDVTGYTTPDAVLLQRSLAKLAQARVGALAIEASSIGLAQGRMNGMHVDVALFTNFTRDHLDFHGDMQTYEEAKRKLFQWPGLKHAVLNLDDPMGLRLLPLLAGRQVPVIGYSIAEQIDAQAAHVATLRASQLRSSHTGTVFHVDSPFGSGQVKTQLVGRFNVSNVLGIMGVLLTQGLAWDAVVAAAAALTPAPGRMQQFGGPDVPLIVIDYAHTPDALDKTLSTLRQVATQRGGQLWCVFGCGGDRDPGKRPQMGQIAEQADQVVLTSDNPRSEDPQAIIDQIRAGMSRIEPVVLPDRAGAILWAIRHATRADVVLLAGKGHESYQEIAGKKLPFLDADHVALALAARSTMMGGA comes from the coding sequence ATGGCCGAGCGCGTTCTTGATCTGCAAGACATCCTCGCCTGGCTGCGCCAGGTGGCGCCATCTGCGCAATTGAGCTCCGACTCGCGTCGCGTGGCGCCGGGTGACGTGTTCCTGGCCTACGTGGGTGACGCCGATGGCCGCTCTTATATTGCCGACGCCGTCGAGCGCGGCGCCGCTGCGGTGCTATATGAAGCAGAAGGCTATACCTGGCCGGCGCAGATCGATGAACCGCATCTGGCGGTGCCGGACCTGAAGCAACAGGCAGGCCAGATCGCGGCCGCCTGGTATGGCCAGCCCGACCAGTCCATGCTGTCCGTGGCCGTCACCGGCACCAACGGCAAGACCTCCTGCGCCTACTGGCTGGGCAGCGCGCTCTCGCGTCTGCCGGGCGCCACTGCTGCCGGCGTGGTTGGCACGCTCGGTGTGGGCAGCTTCATCAACGGCAAGTCGCAGGGCTTCGATGTGACCGGCTACACCACCCCGGACGCGGTGCTGCTGCAACGCAGCCTGGCCAAGCTAGCCCAGGCGCGGGTCGGTGCGCTGGCCATCGAGGCTTCTTCCATCGGCCTGGCGCAAGGGCGCATGAACGGGATGCACGTCGATGTTGCCCTGTTTACCAATTTCACCCGCGATCACCTGGATTTCCACGGTGACATGCAGACCTACGAAGAGGCCAAGCGCAAGCTGTTCCAGTGGCCGGGCCTCAAGCACGCCGTGCTCAACCTGGATGACCCCATGGGCCTGCGCCTGTTGCCGCTGCTGGCCGGGCGCCAGGTGCCGGTGATCGGCTATTCGATTGCCGAGCAGATCGATGCCCAGGCCGCCCACGTGGCCACCCTGCGCGCCAGCCAGCTGCGCAGCAGTCATACCGGCACCGTGTTCCATGTCGATTCGCCCTTCGGCAGCGGCCAGGTCAAGACCCAACTGGTGGGCCGCTTCAATGTCAGCAACGTGCTGGGCATCATGGGCGTGCTGCTGACCCAGGGCCTGGCCTGGGATGCCGTGGTGGCTGCTGCCGCTGCGCTCACGCCGGCTCCGGGGCGGATGCAACAGTTCGGTGGGCCGGACGTGCCGCTGATCGTGATCGACTACGCCCATACCCCCGACGCGCTCGACAAGACCCTGTCTACCCTGCGCCAGGTCGCCACCCAGCGCGGTGGCCAGTTGTGGTGCGTGTTCGGCTGCGGTGGTGATCGCGATCCGGGCAAGCGTCCGCAGATGGGGCAGATCGCCGAGCAGGCCGACCAGGTCGTGCTCACCAGCGACAACCCGCGCAGCGAAGATCCGCAAGCCATCATCGACCAGATTCGTGCCGGCATGAGTCGCATCGAACCGGTGGTGCTGCCAGACCGGGCCGGCGCCATCCTGTGGGCGATCCGCCACGCTACCCGTGCCGATGTGGTGCTGCTGGCCGGCAAGGGACATGAGTCCTACCAGGAAATCGCCGGCAAGAAACTGCCTTTCCTCGACGCCGACCATGTCGCCCTGGCCCTGGCCGCGCGCTCGACCATGATGGGAGGCGCATGA
- a CDS encoding HU family DNA-binding protein: protein MNKSELVDVIAADTEISKAAAQRALDSVIENIIKAVTKGDTVQLVGFGSFSTGKRAARTGRNPQTGEEIKIAAATTVKFSAGKAFKEAVNKKKK, encoded by the coding sequence GTGAACAAATCTGAATTGGTTGACGTTATCGCCGCCGACACCGAGATCTCCAAGGCAGCAGCCCAGCGCGCGCTGGACTCCGTCATCGAGAACATCATCAAGGCCGTGACCAAGGGCGATACCGTGCAATTGGTTGGTTTCGGTTCCTTCTCGACCGGCAAGCGCGCTGCTCGCACCGGCCGTAACCCGCAAACCGGCGAAGAAATCAAGATCGCCGCTGCTACCACCGTGAAGTTCTCGGCTGGCAAGGCTTTCAAGGAAGCCGTGAACAAGAAGAAGAAATAA
- a CDS encoding UDP-N-acetylmuramoyl-tripeptide--D-alanyl-D-alanine ligase, whose protein sequence is MMRFDFRQLLEWIRTAEEAASAHTVPGVVNAPAGLLELNDVVTDSRAVKPGNVFVALRGERFDAHDFLDAVAAQGAAVVVVERVPAGLSLPAIVVPDSRAALGQIAHGWRVQRQIPVIGVTGSNGKTTVKEMIAAILAAAFGEDGYLGTRGNFNNEIGVPLTLFRLRAQHQAAVIEMGMNHPGEIAVLSRIAAPTLGLVNNAQREHQEFMASVEAVARENGAVIRHLPADGVAVFPADDDFTALWREEAGARRVLTFGLNAQADVSASYQATAFGSTLQVTAKGLAVPPAQFKVELAAVGEHNVRNALAATACALGAGIAVDAVVRGLQSFAPVNGRLQRKQAKSGALVIDDTYNANPDSVRAAIDVLASIAGPRVLVLGDMGEVGDQGPQFHAEIGAYARSRGIPLFFGLGELTKHAVAAYGAPLQGVAQAMHCDDIATLNAAVEQAAPQGATVLVKGSRFMKMERVVQHLVNVESLTQHQQETH, encoded by the coding sequence ATGATGCGATTCGATTTCCGCCAGTTGCTGGAATGGATCCGCACTGCCGAAGAGGCGGCCTCGGCGCATACCGTGCCCGGCGTGGTCAATGCCCCGGCCGGTCTGCTTGAGCTCAATGACGTGGTCACCGACAGCCGTGCGGTCAAGCCCGGCAATGTCTTCGTCGCCCTGCGCGGCGAGCGTTTCGATGCGCATGACTTCCTCGACGCCGTGGCCGCCCAAGGCGCTGCCGTCGTGGTGGTGGAGCGCGTGCCGGCGGGCTTGTCGCTGCCGGCCATCGTGGTGCCCGACAGCCGCGCTGCCTTGGGCCAGATCGCCCATGGCTGGCGCGTGCAGCGCCAGATCCCGGTCATTGGTGTGACCGGCAGCAACGGCAAGACCACCGTCAAGGAAATGATTGCCGCCATCCTCGCCGCCGCCTTTGGCGAAGACGGCTACCTGGGCACGCGCGGCAACTTCAACAACGAGATCGGCGTACCGCTGACCTTGTTCCGCCTGCGGGCGCAGCACCAGGCCGCCGTCATCGAGATGGGCATGAACCATCCGGGCGAGATCGCCGTGCTCTCACGCATCGCCGCGCCCACCTTGGGCCTGGTCAACAATGCCCAGCGCGAGCACCAGGAATTCATGGCCAGCGTGGAAGCGGTGGCGCGTGAAAACGGCGCCGTGATCCGCCACCTTCCCGCCGATGGCGTGGCCGTCTTCCCGGCCGATGATGATTTCACCGCGCTGTGGCGCGAAGAGGCTGGCGCCCGTCGCGTGCTGACCTTTGGCCTGAATGCGCAAGCCGATGTCAGCGCCAGCTACCAGGCCACGGCCTTCGGCAGCACGCTGCAGGTTACCGCCAAGGGCCTGGCTGTGCCACCGGCCCAGTTCAAGGTCGAGCTGGCCGCCGTCGGCGAACACAACGTGCGCAATGCCCTGGCTGCCACCGCCTGTGCATTGGGTGCCGGTATCGCGGTGGACGCCGTGGTGCGTGGCTTGCAGAGCTTCGCCCCGGTCAATGGCCGGTTGCAACGCAAACAGGCCAAGAGCGGTGCTCTGGTGATCGACGACACCTACAACGCCAACCCCGATTCGGTGCGCGCTGCCATCGACGTGCTGGCCAGCATCGCCGGCCCGCGTGTGCTGGTGCTGGGCGACATGGGCGAGGTCGGCGACCAGGGGCCGCAGTTCCATGCCGAGATCGGCGCCTATGCGCGCAGTCGTGGTATCCCGCTCTTCTTCGGACTGGGCGAATTGACGAAACACGCCGTCGCTGCGTATGGCGCCCCGCTGCAAGGCGTGGCCCAGGCCATGCATTGCGACGATATCGCCACCCTCAATGCAGCGGTGGAGCAGGCCGCGCCGCAAGGCGCGACCGTTTTGGTAAAAGGTTCACGCTTCATGAAGATGGAGCGAGTTGTACAGCATCTGGTCAACGTTGAATCCCTCACGCAACATCAACAGGAGACCCATTAA
- a CDS encoding enoyl-CoA hydratase/isomerase family protein: protein MNQSAAPVLFEELTAINGRRIGIATLASEKTLHAISLEMVQLLTPQLQRWQADPGVAMVILQAQGEKAFCAGGDLQQLYRSMREHHASPERDDIRANTYAAEFFEQEYRLDYLIHSFAKPILCWGHGIVMGGGIGLMAGCSHRVVTEKSRLAMPEITIGLYPDVGGSWFLARMPGKTGIFLALTGANLNASDALFAGLADYRVAHAGKQAVINALLVQSWGAGNDAELLDRVLAAAQASSLQDGTAAFAASNLRSHFDLIESLCRRPTLPEIVEGILALQTDDAWLNKAQATLRAGAPGSAWLGYALQKRVRPLSLAEVFRLEFVVSLHCAARPDFVEGIRALIIDKDQKPQWNPASLTSATAQWVEGFFTDPWSREHHPLADLGA, encoded by the coding sequence ATGAACCAATCCGCCGCACCCGTGCTGTTCGAAGAATTGACGGCCATCAATGGCCGCCGCATCGGCATCGCCACCCTCGCTTCCGAAAAGACCCTGCACGCCATCTCGCTGGAGATGGTCCAACTGCTGACCCCGCAACTGCAACGGTGGCAGGCCGATCCCGGCGTGGCCATGGTGATCCTGCAGGCGCAGGGTGAAAAGGCTTTCTGTGCCGGCGGCGATCTGCAGCAGCTCTATCGCTCCATGCGCGAGCATCATGCTTCGCCTGAACGTGACGACATCCGCGCCAATACTTACGCGGCCGAGTTCTTCGAGCAGGAATATCGCCTGGATTATCTTATCCACAGCTTTGCCAAGCCCATCCTGTGCTGGGGGCATGGCATCGTGATGGGCGGCGGCATTGGGCTGATGGCCGGTTGCAGCCATCGGGTGGTGACCGAAAAGTCGCGCCTGGCGATGCCGGAAATTACCATCGGGCTGTATCCAGACGTGGGGGGGAGCTGGTTCCTGGCGCGTATGCCGGGCAAGACCGGCATCTTCCTGGCGCTGACCGGTGCCAACCTCAACGCCAGCGATGCGCTCTTCGCGGGATTGGCCGATTACCGGGTGGCGCACGCGGGCAAGCAGGCGGTGATCAATGCGCTGCTCGTGCAGTCGTGGGGCGCGGGCAATGATGCCGAGCTGCTCGATCGCGTCCTGGCAGCCGCCCAGGCGTCGTCATTGCAGGACGGGACAGCAGCTTTTGCTGCTTCCAACCTGCGGTCTCATTTCGATCTGATCGAATCCTTGTGTCGCCGGCCTACGCTACCGGAAATCGTCGAGGGCATCCTCGCACTGCAGACCGATGATGCCTGGTTGAACAAGGCTCAGGCGACCTTGCGTGCGGGTGCGCCGGGCTCGGCCTGGCTGGGTTACGCCTTGCAAAAGCGCGTGCGTCCGTTGTCGCTGGCAGAGGTGTTCCGGCTGGAATTCGTAGTCTCGCTGCATTGCGCGGCGCGGCCCGATTTCGTCGAGGGTATTCGTGCGCTGATCATCGACAAGGACCAGAAGCCGCAATGGAATCCGGCTTCGCTGACTAGTGCCACGGCGCAGTGGGTGGAAGGTTTCTTCACCGATCCGTGGTCGCGCGAGCATCATCCCTTGGCCGACTTGGGGGCTTGA
- a CDS encoding peptidoglycan D,D-transpeptidase FtsI family protein has protein sequence MTKMPPRTNLAGGRVAASKGVAFSSNPILQVKLPAWRSRFVLFVLFAAFVALVLRALWLQGVSTDFLQKQGASRYARTLEMPATRGKITDRNGQVLASSVPVKAIWAIPEDVQAAPKDKLVQLAKLLEMSDAELRKKLDSDRSFVYLKRQVEQDTADKIVKLGIPGIETRKEYKRFYPEGEVMAHVVGFTNIEDAGQDGMELAAQKTLAGVTGSRRVIKDRLGRVVEDIESIREPHDGRDLTLSIDSKIQYIAFTQLKEAVEKYKAKAGGIIVVDAKTGEVLALANMPTYNPNDRSELTGAQLRNRVVTDTFEPGSTLKPFTVALALDTHRVTPSTVFQTAPGKMTIGTATIGDSHAHGALTVAQIIEKSSNIGTAKIALGMPAEEMWEMFTTVGFGQQPKFGFPGAVAGRVRPYKSWRPIEQATMSYGHGISVSLIQLAHAYLIFARNGDIIPLSFTKVTDSPIGQRVISADTALQMRRMLETVVAPGGTAPQAQVPGYRVGGKTGTAYKIENGKYVRKYVASFSGIAPMSDPRLIISVMIDEPQGQHYGGPVAGPVFANVAANALRALNVPPDSSVTNIIIPKEPLEESM, from the coding sequence ATGACCAAGATGCCTCCTCGCACCAACCTGGCGGGTGGCCGTGTAGCGGCGTCCAAGGGCGTGGCGTTCTCCTCCAATCCCATCCTGCAGGTCAAGCTGCCGGCCTGGCGCTCGCGTTTCGTGCTGTTCGTGCTGTTTGCCGCGTTCGTGGCACTGGTGCTGCGCGCGCTGTGGTTGCAGGGTGTGTCTACCGATTTCCTGCAGAAGCAGGGTGCCTCGCGCTACGCCCGTACCCTGGAAATGCCCGCCACGCGTGGCAAGATCACCGACCGCAATGGCCAGGTGCTGGCATCTTCGGTGCCGGTCAAGGCAATCTGGGCCATTCCCGAAGATGTGCAGGCCGCGCCCAAGGACAAGCTGGTGCAACTGGCCAAGCTGCTGGAAATGAGCGATGCCGAACTGCGCAAGAAGCTCGATTCGGACCGCAGCTTCGTCTACCTCAAGCGCCAGGTCGAACAGGACACCGCCGACAAGATCGTCAAGCTGGGCATCCCCGGCATCGAAACCCGCAAGGAATACAAGCGCTTCTATCCTGAGGGCGAGGTGATGGCGCACGTGGTCGGCTTCACCAATATCGAGGATGCCGGCCAGGATGGCATGGAGCTGGCCGCCCAGAAGACCCTGGCCGGTGTGACCGGCAGCCGGCGCGTCATCAAGGACCGCCTGGGCCGCGTGGTGGAAGATATCGAATCCATCCGCGAGCCGCATGATGGCCGCGACCTGACCCTGTCCATCGACAGCAAGATCCAGTACATCGCCTTCACGCAACTGAAGGAGGCGGTGGAAAAGTACAAGGCCAAGGCCGGCGGCATCATCGTGGTCGACGCCAAGACCGGCGAAGTGCTGGCCCTGGCCAACATGCCCACCTACAACCCCAACGACCGTTCCGAGCTGACCGGCGCGCAGTTGCGTAACCGCGTCGTGACCGATACCTTCGAGCCGGGCTCGACCCTGAAGCCCTTCACGGTGGCCCTGGCGCTGGATACGCATCGCGTCACGCCCTCCACCGTGTTCCAGACCGCGCCCGGCAAGATGACCATCGGCACCGCTACCATCGGCGACTCGCACGCCCACGGCGCGCTGACGGTGGCGCAGATCATCGAGAAGTCCTCCAACATCGGCACCGCCAAGATCGCGCTGGGGATGCCCGCCGAAGAGATGTGGGAAATGTTCACCACGGTGGGCTTCGGCCAGCAGCCCAAGTTCGGTTTCCCGGGTGCTGTGGCCGGCCGGGTGCGCCCTTACAAGTCGTGGCGCCCGATCGAACAGGCCACCATGAGCTATGGTCACGGCATCTCGGTGTCGCTGATCCAGCTGGCCCACGCCTACCTGATCTTTGCGCGCAATGGCGACATCATCCCGCTGTCTTTCACCAAGGTCACCGATTCGCCCATCGGCCAGCGCGTGATTTCGGCCGATACCGCCCTGCAGATGCGCCGTATGTTGGAAACCGTGGTTGCCCCTGGCGGCACCGCGCCCCAGGCCCAGGTGCCGGGCTATCGCGTCGGTGGCAAGACCGGTACCGCCTACAAGATCGAAAACGGCAAGTATGTGCGCAAGTACGTGGCCTCGTTCTCGGGCATCGCCCCGATGTCGGACCCGCGCCTGATCATCTCGGTGATGATCGATGAGCCGCAAGGCCAGCACTATGGCGGCCCGGTGGCAGGCCCGGTGTTTGCCAACGTGGCCGCCAATGCCTTGCGCGCCCTGAATGTACCGCCGGACTCCAGCGTGACCAACATCATCATTCCCAAAGAACCGCTTGAGGAGAGCATGTAA
- the mraY gene encoding phospho-N-acetylmuramoyl-pentapeptide-transferase translates to MLVWLAQNFQQDFGFLRLFNFITFRAVFATLTALLIGMIAGPAVIRMLTRMKVGQAVRTDGPQTHLIKSGTPTMGGVLILIGIGISTLLWADLSNRFVWIVLIVTLGFGAIGWVDDYRKVVYRDPEGMRSREKYFWQSLIGLVAAFYLAFSVSEVSNMKVFDLFVAWVRSGFSLDLPPKADLIVPFFKTVSYPLGVWGFIALTYFVIVGTSNAVNLTDGLDGLAIMPTVLVGAALGLFAYLTGNAAYAKYLFIPHIPGAGELLIFCGAMGGAGLAFLWYNAYPAQVFMGDVGALALGGALGTIAVIVRQEIVLFIMGGIFVVETLSVMIQVAYFKYTKKRFGTGRRVLLMAPLHHHYEQKGWKETQVVVRFWIITMMLVLLGLSTLKLR, encoded by the coding sequence ATGCTGGTCTGGCTCGCACAGAATTTTCAACAGGATTTCGGTTTTCTGCGCCTGTTCAACTTCATCACCTTCCGCGCGGTGTTTGCCACGTTGACGGCGCTGTTGATCGGCATGATCGCCGGCCCCGCCGTGATCCGTATGCTCACCCGCATGAAGGTCGGCCAGGCGGTGCGCACCGATGGCCCCCAGACCCACCTGATCAAGTCCGGCACCCCGACCATGGGCGGCGTGCTGATCCTGATCGGCATCGGCATTTCCACGCTGCTGTGGGCGGATCTGTCCAACCGTTTCGTCTGGATCGTGCTGATCGTCACGCTCGGCTTTGGCGCCATCGGCTGGGTCGATGACTATCGCAAGGTGGTCTACCGCGATCCCGAAGGAATGCGCTCGCGTGAAAAATATTTCTGGCAATCCCTGATCGGCCTGGTGGCGGCGTTCTACCTGGCCTTCTCGGTGTCCGAAGTGAGCAATATGAAGGTCTTCGACCTGTTCGTGGCCTGGGTGCGTTCCGGTTTCAGCCTGGACTTGCCGCCCAAGGCCGACCTGATCGTGCCCTTCTTCAAGACGGTCAGCTATCCGCTGGGCGTGTGGGGTTTCATCGCGCTGACCTATTTCGTCATCGTCGGCACCAGTAACGCCGTCAACCTGACCGATGGCCTGGATGGCCTGGCCATCATGCCCACCGTGCTGGTGGGTGCGGCTCTGGGCCTGTTCGCCTACCTGACCGGTAACGCCGCCTATGCCAAGTACCTGTTCATCCCGCACATCCCCGGTGCGGGTGAATTGCTGATCTTCTGCGGCGCCATGGGTGGCGCAGGCCTGGCCTTCCTCTGGTACAACGCCTACCCGGCGCAGGTGTTCATGGGCGACGTCGGTGCGCTGGCGCTGGGCGGCGCGCTGGGCACCATCGCCGTCATCGTGCGTCAGGAAATCGTGCTCTTCATCATGGGCGGCATCTTCGTGGTGGAAACGCTGTCGGTGATGATCCAGGTGGCCTATTTCAAATACACGAAGAAGCGCTTCGGCACGGGCCGACGCGTGTTGTTGATGGCGCCGCTGCACCATCACTACGAGCAGAAGGGCTGGAAGGAAACCCAGGTGGTGGTGCGCTTCTGGATCATCACCATGATGCTGGTGCTGCTGGGTCTGTCGACGCTGAAACTGCGCTGA